A region of the Ranitomeya imitator isolate aRanImi1 chromosome 5, aRanImi1.pri, whole genome shotgun sequence genome:
ttcagatatttcttggcccagtcttgacgttttatcttgggtttcttgttcaaaggtggtcgtttttcagccttccttaccttggccatgtccctgagtatcgcacaccttgtgctttttgttactccagtaacgttgcagctctgaaatatggcacaattggtggcaaatggcatcttggcagcttcacgcttgattttcctcaatgtatgggcagttattttgcgccttttttgcctaacacgcttcttgcgaccctattggctatttgccatgaaacgcttgattgttcgatgatcacgcttcaaaagtttggcaattttcaagactgctgcattcctctgcaagacatctcacaattttggacttttcagagcccgtcaaatctctcttctgacccattttgccaaaggaaaagaagttgcctaataattaagcacaccttatatagggttttgatgtcattagacaacacccctcctcattacagagatgcacatcacctgatttacttaattggtggttggcgctcaagcctgaacagcttggagtaggacaacatgtataaaaagtatcatgtgatcaaaatacaacttgcctaataattctgcacacagtgtagacatgAGATTTATTGGTGATGACTGGCAAATCCAGCCGCCTTATTGCATGTGTATGAACAGCGCTGATATCTTGTTTTCAGGAGATCTGTCTCTGCCAGTGGTCTATCCATGAGTGCCAGCTGTGCTCCTGCAAACACTCCTTTAGGGGAATGATTTCCTTCTAGAAATCTCCAGTGTCAGTGACCACTTAGTGTGCTGCACGCAGGGCTGTCCTGGGCTGTTTCACTTGCTCATTATGGTAATGGAGGGTTATCCCTCCTTGCATGAGGCCTCAATAGTTGTACTTGTCACTTACACTTATTTTCTGTACTGTAGGATACCTGTCATGCTGCCGCTTTCTGGATGACAACCAAATCGTCACCAGCTCCGGGGACACAACTTGGTAATTATGAAAGTAATATTACAAAAGATTTGTATCCATTAGTGATCGATCAGAAGACCGACCCAGACCCTTATTGCACCTAGTCATGCTTCGGTTTCAGTTCGTTACATCTGCAGTGACCTCCGGTGATGTCCCAGGAGGTTTCATGGATTTTATTCCTATTTTAAGTGTCTGAATAGTATGAAAGGGGGGAGAGAAGGTAGTGGTCACTTCTCCAGGCTACTCAGCGCTGTTCTTATTGAATCCTTATTCTTTTACCAATCTGTTCCATCTACTACCAGTATGAGATTTTTATAATGCTGAAATGAATTAGGTATGCTGGTACGTGTAGTGCATGTTATATCACTGAACCTTTGGGCAACCAGCTTTGTTTAAGGTGGGGGTAGTGGGTGGGTACAAATTTCTCCCGCTGATCCGTATACTTCACTAATGTACCTAATGCATAGCTATAGGTGATCGCAGAGTGACTGACCGCAGGTATTACTGGGGCGTACATGATTATTGCCTTTACAATCAGCTGGAGGTGCCTGCCATCATGTGGAGTTTTCCCTACAGACTTCACATGTGTATGTAAATATGATGCGCTCGCGAGCCTCGGTCTCTAGATGCGCACGCGAGCCTCGGTCTCTAGATGCGCACGCGAGCCTCGGTCTCTAGATGCGCACGCGAGCCTCGGTCTCTAGATGCGCACGCGAGCCTCGGTCTCTAGATGCGCACGCGAGCCTCGGTCTCTAGATGCGCACGCGAGCCTCGGTCTCTAGATGCGCACGCGAGCCTCGGTCTCTAGATGCGCACGCGAGCCTCGGTCTCTAGATGCGCACGCGAGCCTCGGTCTCTAGATGCGCACGCGAGCCTCGGTCTCTAGATGCGCACGCGAGCCTCGGTCTCTAGATGCGCACGCGAGCCTCCTTTTACAtatgaatttctttttttctttttttcagtgctTTGTGGGATATAGAGACAGGACAGCAGACCACAACCTTTACAGGACACACTGGGGATGTGATGAGTTTGTCCCTGAGCCCCGACATGCGGACTTTCATCTCCGGTGCTTGCGATGCTTCCTCTAAGCTGTGGGATATCCGTGATGGCATGTGTAGGCAGTCTTTTActggccacgtttcagatatcaatGCAGTCTGCGTAAGTATCACGAGCTGGCTGGTGTACCCCAAAATAAGGCTGGCCCTGACCTCATCTGACATTCCGTATATACCTTCACTAGTGCCAGACCTTCGCATTACAAGGGGAGAACTGAAATTGATAATTTGTGAGATTTTATGTTTATGTTCTTGTCTCCTCTGCTTGGAGACATTAGACCTTGTTCAGATGACGACTCGCAGCTTTTTCCCACAGTTGGGGCTCATCCAGACATctgtttttttgcatattttatGGATAGAATTCATGCCTAGTTTAGTCTATGGGGCCGTTCACATTTCCGATTTTCCTTGCAGACCAAATGGTCTGTGCAAAATTGCAGAGATCTATCCGATACTGATTGGATCTAAACAgtccatgcaagtctatgggtcagtgaaaaaatctGCAGCACTCAGATGTCATTGGAGTGCTTCATCACAGACTGCTAGATAGGAGAAACTTTCTTTTTTTCCCTCTCATCTGAGAAACAAGTTCAGACCAAACTGGGATGAGACCCAAATGACACTGTGGAAACGATGGTGAAATGTAGACCGTTTTTCTCagatgtgaaaaaaatgcatgtctgaatgagcccttagaggGAAATGGCCTCATTGGGGAGAACATAGATGAAATCCGACTTCTATAATCGGGTAACTTTCTGCATTTCAGTTTTTCCCCAATGGCCATGCCTTCGCCACTGGATCGGATGATGCGACTTGCCGGCTATTTGACCTGCGTGCGGACCAGGAGCTGATGATGTATTCTCACGACAATATCATCTGCGGAATCACATCCGTAGCGTTCTCAAAAAGCGGGCGCCTGTTACTAGCCGGGTATGATGACTTCAACTGCAATGTGTGGGACACTTTGAAAGGTGAAAGAGCAGGTAAGTGTCTGCAGCCGCCCCGATGCATCGCTTGGTTCTGTACTCCTAGTGTGCATCAGAAATCTTGTCCCTCTCATCTGGTGATCAGATCATGCTGTCCTTCAGCAACGCAGTCCATTAATGTCTCCATCACAAAATTTCGGATGGAATCGTGTGGAGCGTATGTGAATGTACGCCACGGACAAATGCGCTTCACAGGCTGCAAGTCTTCATTGTGggcttgctgcagatttcacttctCACAATGCCAgataaaaatctgcagcaaaattttAAGATGTCAAAACAGATTTGTCTACGTGCATCTTTAAAGATGAAAGGGTTATTTCCATGTCTGCCATGCGCTCTCCTACAGTTTTCATGActcccattcacttctatgggtcttAGGCAAACTGCCGTGGCCTAGAAGAGATTCTTCCAGTCATCTATGAAAGGCAGagataggaataaccctttaaatggaGTCTGTCGTGTTGTGCAGTCTGATCTGTGCACCGCATTGTATAGAGCAGAAGCTGAGCACAACGTTATAGAGGATAGTCAGGAAAGACTCCCCATTGGGGTAGGCTCGCACCACCGTCTAACacaggtggggaacctttttttttttttttttcttttcagttgcTATTAATCCAGAACAGGACCGTTTACAGTTTCATTTgtaacagaattgcaatgtatcagtCAAAATTGAATACTTTACTGTGGCATccgattatttattttatttttttaaactttaatgGATGAATCTTTCAATTtcctgaggattttttttttttcagattgtcagtgaaaaaaaaattgaataacattggtctgtgtgtgatccatttctttaaagggacactgtcacctgaatttggagggaacaatcttcagccatagaggcggggttttggggtttttgattcaccctttccttacccgctggctgcatgctggctgcaatattggattgaagttcattctctgtcctccgtagtacatgcctgcacaaggtaatcttgccttgcgcaggcgtgtactatggaggacagagaatgaacttcaatccaatattgcagccagcatgcagccagcgggtaaggaaagggtgaatcaaaaacctcaaaaccccgcctccatggctgaagattgttccctccaaattcaggtgacagtgtccctttaacagttgGCGTTCGGACCAAAAAATAAGGTCGTGTGCATGAGCCCTAACCTGTATAGCATGCAAACATCAGGGATTTCAGTGAATGAAAAGGAGTCCTGTGGGCGGtcctatatctatctgtctatatatctaGATCTCAGGAATATCCGGAATACAAAGCAATTTCCCACAAGATTGTATATTAATCTGATCTGCTTATCGATCTAGCTGGTTTCCCTCTCCCTGCCCCTTCTCTATCTattaagccagagctgtcaatcagagaGAGGGGGGTTGGACATAGCggtaaaacaagcaggtgggaaggtgtataaatgattggccccgccgtGAAGCACCGAGCAGTGGGACTTGGGTTGAACAGTCATTCTATACTGACAGTCCCTTTTTAAAGCATAATGTAGAGACCGAGATCCTTATTCCAGTGATGCTGAAGATGCCACTAGTTATTAGTTGTGTTAagcgattttatttttattttttttaaatcttgtttATTACAAAAAGCTAGAAAGTTTGTACATTTTGCTGATCAACCTAATTTGTAATATGGGttgaataattttttactgcatctgtaagtacaccagcctcgtcGGGTCTAAGATCTGTTGAACAATGTAGTAGTTGTATTGTGCCATCTGGTGACCCAGTAATGCTATAGTTTGGGACCTGTGAACCGCCTGAGGCCGACGTGCCCCCTTGTGAAGCCCGGTGCGTTGCGTGTAAACGTCTTGTGTCTGTTCTGTCTCCGCAGGGGTCCTCGCTGGGCACGATAACCGCGTGAGCTGTTTAGGTGTCACCGACGATGGCATGGCTGTAGCTACAGGGtcttgggacagttttctcagaatcTGGAATTAACACGGGCAAAGATGAATGATCTTGTAAATTCTCCACCGAGATCTGGAGAGGTCAATGCTGCAGCCTATAGCTGTGAAATAATAACATTTCTACCTTGTATTTGCAGGTGAAGTTTTTCTATTCACTGATTATTATTACACGAAAAAAGGCTTTCTTTAAAACTAGTAAAAATCAAGTGAAGTCATAAGGGTTCAAAGGGGGACGAGCATTGGTGACTATTTAAAGGGGCTAGCACACAGGATCATGGTGACCAAGAGTCTAGGAGCCAGTCTTTATTTTGTGGTTTGGTTAAGTTGTTTTAACCCTTTTGCTGCTAGAAAAGTCGTTTTATGTCTAGAAGACCTTTACAGCAGCCACACGGTTAAAAGATTTCTGCTTTGTGCTCAAAAGTCTGCGGAGTCTGTACTgatatttctttttcttcttttttttttttttttttttttattatttttgtacataattgAATGTACACACTATAGCAGCCGATCATGTAATgtttgtatgtaaaaaaaaaaacacaaaaacagaaaaaaacaaatacgAAATAATGCCTTTTTTATTTAAAGAATATGAATTGTAGCTTTTTTTTTTGAACGCCACACTAGTTTAGTGATAAATATACTTGattgtcgtttttttttttgtttaattactttttttctttgtgaacTTGCTGTGGATGAAATGAAGTCATTGCTTTGTACTTGTTTTCATACAGTTGTAGTATATCTTCACGTTTTAGGCAGGCCAGTTTTTAACCTTGCTCACGACCCTCCTCACCCCCTATATATCTAGTGATGTACTGAGGCCATTGTGCAGGACAAGAAACATGCAGGAAAACCTGAATTCAATGCACTAATGTAAATTGCTAAACTTCTCCATCTGCCTGCACTGAatagaagaaaaaattaaaaaaaaaaaattgagaaggATCAGATAAATCCCAAAATGTAAAGTGTGAGTCTCCAGGGAGACATCGTATTCCTGTCCTGCAGATGGAGACCACCCACTGACCATCCTATACTGTAGCCCCTACTGTCATGGCAGAATGAAAGTTGTTGTGATCCATCGACCCTTTGTGTACAGGTAGCGTCACTCTTGTCTGTACGAGCGGCACAGAAATCACCCTCCCCACCCTAGTCTGCAGACCTCAAGCCTTGCAGTGAAATCCAACATGTTGGCCTCGTCAGACGAATGCAGCTTCAACGATCATGCGCTGCTCAATAAGTAGAATCCATGTTTGATAAAGGAAGACCTTTTTAACTTTACCCTCGACGTTCTCTCCAGTGCCAAATCTGTTTGCCCTTCAGTATTGGGACTTTGGGTACCAGTTGGTAGGGGCGGCCACGTTATTTGAGGATCCACCTTCCTCAGGCCAGGACGTATCCCACGGGCAGGTGACCAGTGTATGGTAGCCGTAGATTACCTGTGATGATGCACTGTGCCTTCTGTCACGTTCTTAATAGTCCGACACATCACCATGCACAAGTATTCTAATTCAATATGAAGGACCAAATTGTGACTTGGATCCAGTATTCTCTtgtatcgttcacttttcccggcatcttttctttctttctttttcttttttttttttttctccaatccGGTCTTGTCACTGAAGGAATGGGAAGTGTTTTGACAACAATGGTGTTCCACAACTTTTTGAGAGCAAACAGACTTCAGCACACAACGTCATGTGTACGGCCATGTCGGTGCACTTAACCACGCTGCAAAGTCCTGACCGCACGTCATTCTGGCATTTGTCAACCTGCAGCACCAAATTCCGACATTACATGGGTAGATCTGTTTACGAGGGGACGCAGCAGGGAGTTTGGGAAATCGGGTCTTGTACGTTGCTAGCTAATAGCCAGAGcaccatttcttttcttttttttttttttatataaggtGAATGTGAGACATTGGGCACGATGATACGACGCATTTCTTATTTCCCATTGAATACACGAACTGTGCCAGGTGTGTAGTATCTGTTGGGTATAGTGGCTTCTGTAGATCACCCGGGTACCCACATACCGCTCTCTCGTGAGATGTCGACACCAACAAATTGTTCTCTTTCATAAATTTAGGGGGGTGGGATTCACAATGTGCCAATGTTTAACCCTTTGTATTAACGCCAACTGTAATGTATTTTATTTGCCTGCCTTTTCTGTTTTACTCGTTGCCTTCTTACAACGGAAACGGTCCTTGGGCGAGCCTGCGTCTGTCGACGATCCACCTTGTCCTTACACCATTCGTGGCAGGGGCAGCTCATCTGTGGAAGGAAATGTAGCTTAGCCATTCATTGGGGGCCAAGGCCAGTCACTTCATTGTATTTTAGCTAATTGGGGGGGTTAGCCAACAGCATGACTGATCCAACGTTTTTGCGCAGATGATTGGTACATTTTAAGTAACTATTTTGGAGTAAAGAACAACATCAGCCTGTAGAAAATTGGTGTCCCTTACCCTCTCTGCTGTGCTGCAAGGTATTGGTCGCCCCATGTGCAATCGCCAAGCTAGACTCTGCCAGTTCCCTACAATGGACCTTGATGTATCTTACAGTCCCATCTGAAAACGACCGCCCGCTTCTTCCACATAGGACAGAGAAGACCATTTTCTTTCGCCTGAATGGATCTGCAGTCCATAAACTGCTCTCCTCATTACATTCCACCGCTCTAATAAAAGACCCTGAAGTACTGTATTCACACGTtctggtggctgcaggctgctgtcCATGCTCCAGTGAGCTTTTCCCCAGTGGAAGACTGCGTATGTGCAAGTAGCAAAGCATGGGCTAATGGCGCACCTTGTATACATACTCTGGCATGCATGCTAGTGAAATCTCTTCCTAAGTTTTGGGGCCCCATCGGCCTTGTCTCTtctattattttctatttttttttattatccaaTTGCTGGTTGTATAAAATCCATGCAGAATGTTTAATGCCGTGTCGTATGGTAATATGTGCAAACAGTGTTACTGATTGGTATAACCTGATAAACACATTACATGTGCCTCACAGATTCTTCTACCACACAGTGTGCTAGGGTTCGGGTTCATCTGGACTTCAGTGGAGAGTAGTTCTAGATCTTTATGGCCTTTTATTGCTTTCTTTACATAGTGGTGCTTTATCCTGTGTGTTTCTCCATTCTGGGGATGGGAAGGGAGGAGgggaaaaaaggttaaaaaagaaaaaagaaaaaaaaaaaaagcatcttttacttGTGAGTTCTTACACTTTCTATCCCTAGAGGTCCAAGGTTTAGTTGCTTTCGAGGAGACATTGTTTAGTTGCTGTAATATATATCTACACTTTACAGGACGACTCTCGCACATTCATTTTATAACATTTTTACTCATGTGTTGCTGACAAAAGGCTTTATAAATATGGATTCTGAATTCGTTCTGCACTGCCTTTTGGATCGTTTATGTATTAAGAACTGTCTTAAAGGTTTTAAGCCAATTAAAAACCAGGGACGTGccatgctttttctttttttttttttttcttttttcttctctctcccttTATAACAGTTGCTGTTGTATAAAAGATTTCCCTGTGAAATAATCACTTGCTATAAACGTTTTGTTTATATTTTTccacaattgatttttttttctttgtatttgtacagtggctcagtgaaACCGATATGTTGCCATGAATTGATATTGTAACCAATAAACAAGTGCTTTTAACCAGATCCGCATTGTCGGTGCTTCTTGTCTGAAGGTGTACATCAGATCATCCTCCACTAAGGGTGCATTGGAATATAACTGTATGTGGCTTCTGCCGGAGAGCTGTTATCAGTCAGGAAACTGCAAACTTCCTTTATTTTACAGTAGGGGGCGCACTAATTAGAAATGCTCCACTTTCTACAAAACAGTTTTCATTGTGTaaatatatacatgcatacatacatacactggtatcgctgtaatcaaatttaccacacacggaacagcataaaaaaaagcaaacaaacctgaattgctgttttttattcatTCTGTTTTCCAAAAATTGGAATGGAAAGTGATCagaagtcatgtgcctgaaaatggcccAAAAAACAAGCACGCACACATGACTGTCgactgaaatatggaaaaaaattctagctctcaaaatatggtaatgcaaaatCTTGTTTCTGCTATTTTTTTTTGTCTGAGCAGCCAAACAGAAAATGTTTTACATCTATTGCTCTAATTGCACCGACATGAAGAATAAAGTCATGTAATCACTTACACCGCACGATGAACAACATAAAgaataaatgaaaccaattcttcaactttttttttcccttccccaacTCTACTCAGCTTGCATTTATCCTGCACTGATCACTTACATGGGGGTTTCCGCTTAAAACTCCTAAAATACGTGATTTGGACTGAATCCCCagcaaaagattccctataatgagtcagatggaggcactttagactgtctgacctgtgatctggcaatGTCAGTCTTTTTAGGTGTGCCTAAAAGTGCAGTACGCCACAGTGTTGTGCACTTTTGAAAAATGACAatgctgaacagaagccagacTAGGCCAAGGGTAattaagcttcaaatcaatccacaaaaaaggaaGTACCCATGGGCTTTCactttactggtagtacaaagggtcTGGCAAAGCTAactggctcctcgccccccaaaagacaatcagcaaattctgcactctgaAATCTAACTGCTCTCCCccaccttctgagccccagtgtgcctaaaccaaacTTAGCGTCCACATGTTAGTCTTGATATTTTTAATCGCTACAGAAAAGTCAGTCACTTCCAAACAAATCAGGTATGAACAGGTGCatatttagcgcataaattggccaaatcaTGTGTACGCAGCAGTCACGATAAGGTaattctcattgctgggaacctatctaataTGAATCCTCTCTTAGAGTAAAGTGAACAATTCTATGGAAAGGTAggttcctgctgtaattaaaaaggctaaggggtggagtgctcggtcagacccaatgtatacaaatatcaaaaggcTGACTTGTcgcttccaaacagaaatcaggtgttaACAGGTGCTCAATAAGACTGTTCGAGcattgtaggagcattaacataattaacctacatatgctgtgtggtgaaatatgaatatatatatctacatgtgtgtagggacatatgtctagggttatatgtgtgaccagtgataatgtaacatctgtcctgaaggcaactcgcacctaggtgttaataggtacttccttgggaatagtagaaattctgtctccagatctcaccaggaggtctagctagggccgaaatgaaaagcaacatttggcaccttctaggtcttggagggaagatgctaaattgcggcctgagggaagctatccctgggaaccatctcCCATGTGTctgcagaggaaaataatatatattcattagtagagcggccgtgcccatgcccaatcaaacagaccacaattatgatattaacctgggaggccggtctagaaacctgacttcagaccaaagttataaatttaggctgcagacagaattgtgttcacatgatgggggcagcctgagaagttgATATGATccaatctaccttcttccttccctcagggagcagaaagcaactaccagttagataatttctgtaagttttctcctgtttattttggcattgtttgcataagttgtatgtctttttattatcatacttatacctttttcttattgtaagcattgaactttttgctattaaattataaaactttaacaagttgaaccttgaatgttctaaaggaatccatagccaaaaggtgtgtgaaccttatgagtgatagacatatttttattagtattattagtccgggactcatcgcccgtgtattcgatgagtggtggcagcacgtatgagcgggtgtgtgatttatgctcccattacagcgtaggacagaggttgaatgctggactgagagtggggatatagattaacccttgcaggcacaaccccaagtcacatgtgagagcaggcacgtgacgagtaAGTGACACCACAGAGAAGGGATCAATTGATGGtaagcggtgggatagaattatttctattagagcattagtgcatggttaaagccattattccctgtactaaagaattggtatccttgcgaggagtgcaccagttcttcaagtttcaactcagtgcttacttagacatacttgcaaacagtttcccctccccgtttttcttttatttggcaaaggctgttcatcgatatggcaggccagtacaagaagcagagcaaagaagctctgactgacctctgtgagcagagaggaatagagacagccgacagatccagggagctgctgatacgcgccctggtcgagcaggacatagagcaaagtgctggaacatctgggcaaggagagagcccacctcagagagacccagcaatgccagctcttgcaccggagatgcctgatggaaatgtcagcaatgccagtgctgaggagcctatggacgtactttgcaaatggacttacaacggctgggaacaagtgatcccaatctgcgcatgcagctgattctacagtaccgacaggctgctgctgcagaacgccgggaggagagagctttccagcttcagatggctcaaatagagcggggtatcagtcctcagataaccccctcccaggacataaatccaaggaggccacatcttgaaaacttccctgtgatggagaaggatacagacttagatactttcctgtggagatttgaaaaaacctgcaggccataccatctaccccgtgagcagtgggcacagtatataaccccagggttgagaggcaaagccctggaagtttttgctggcctcccaccacagctagaactatgaggccataaaagaggccctgatcaggaaatacaacctgacaccagaaatgtatcgtagaaagttccggaacctacaacgagGATCAAcggacagctatgcggatgttgtgagcaccttgaggaccacgttccaccaatggattaggggactttctgttaacagttttgaggacgtaacggatcttatggtcaaggatcaatttattcacatgtgccccacggatgtacgacaatttgtgtgtgatcgggagccacaaactgcggatcgggctgcaaggattgcggactgctatgtggctaacagggtgcctgaggtgcggaagccatcgggattcagctggaggggaggt
Encoded here:
- the GNB4 gene encoding guanine nucleotide-binding protein subunit beta-4, which gives rise to MSELEQLRQEAEQLRNQIRDARKACSDTTLVQITTSLDSVGRIQMRTRRTLRGHLAKIYAMHWGSDSRLLVSASQDGKLIIWDSYTTNKMHAIPLRSSWVMTCAYAPSGNYVACGGLDNICSIYNLKTREGNVRVSRELPGHTGYLSCCRFLDDNQIVTSSGDTTCALWDIETGQQTTTFTGHTGDVMSLSLSPDMRTFISGACDASSKLWDIRDGMCRQSFTGHVSDINAVCFFPNGHAFATGSDDATCRLFDLRADQELMMYSHDNIICGITSVAFSKSGRLLLAGYDDFNCNVWDTLKGERAGVLAGHDNRVSCLGVTDDGMAVATGSWDSFLRIWN